In one window of Aphidius gifuensis isolate YNYX2018 linkage group LG4, ASM1490517v1, whole genome shotgun sequence DNA:
- the LOC122855233 gene encoding coiled-coil-helix-coiled-coil-helix domain-containing protein 2-like — protein MARRRAAPPARTVRPTRVSSPQPSRAASARATPSARAAPAQAAPTKAPAAPAPASASAPMMAPQQPGIMGQMMATAGGVAIGHTIGHAVTGLFSGGSSEAAAPAPAAAAAAPVQQYAESQPGQSSGVCSYEIQQFLQCAQNQTDLTLCEGFNEAIRQCKMSNGQSYM, from the exons atggcaAGAAGACGCGCAGCACCTCCAGCAAGAAC GGTTAGACCAACACGAGTATCATCACCTCAACCATCAAGAGCTGCATCAGCTCGTGCTACTCCATCAGCTCGTGCTGCTCCAGCTCAAGCTGCTCCAACTAAGGCACCAGCTGCTCCAGCACCAGCATCAGCATCAGCCCCCATGATGGCACCACAACAACCAGGTATTATGGGACAAATGATGGCAACTGCTGGTGGTGTAGCAATTGGTCATACTATTGGACATGCTGTTACTGGTTTATTCAGTGGTGGTAGCTCTGAAGCTGCTGCTCCAGCTCcagctgctgctgctgctgcacCAGTTCAACAATATGCTGAATCACAACCAGGACAAAGCAGTGGTGTTTGCTCTTatgaaattcaacaatttcttCAATGTGCACAAAATCAAACAGATCTTACACTCTGTGAAGGTTTTAATGAAGCTATTCGTCAGTGCAAAATGTCAAATGGCCAATCAT atatgtaa